The following are from one region of the Juglans regia cultivar Chandler chromosome 10, Walnut 2.0, whole genome shotgun sequence genome:
- the LOC108980803 gene encoding probable WRKY transcription factor 13, whose amino-acid sequence MSTTSQTMLNHGLLEDQDPVPPHMGFFPFPSNLTSLPPLGFHQSRSLKAFSTIPPSLASDAPSSNLSETFFSSATTKQREDITSPGCRGSQLLSLNRSSANLWAWGDVGESLTGKRGGGDLDHHHHHLGVSSMKMKKIKGRRKVREPRFCFKTMSDVDVLDDGYKWRKYGQKVVKNTQHPRSYYRCTQDNCRVKKRVERLAEDPRMVITTYEGRHAHSPSHDMEDQSQTPSHLNNFFW is encoded by the exons ATGTCAACAACTTCCCAAACCATGCTCAACCATGGCCTCTTAGAGGATCAAGATCCGGTACCTCCACATATgggtttttttcctttcccttccAACTTGACCAGCTTGCCTCCTTTGGGATTCCACCAATCTAGATCTCTCAAAGCATTCAGTACCATACCTCCTTCACTTGCATCAGATGCACCTTCCAGTAATCTCAGCGAAACTTTTTTCTCTTCTGCCACTACTAAGCAAAGAGAAGACATAACATCTCCAGGTTGTAGAGGATCCCAGCTACTTTCCTTGAATAGATCAAGCGCAAATCTCTG GGCATGGGGAGATGTGGGTGAGAGCTTAACAGGCAAGAGAGGCGGTGGAGAtctagatcatcatcatcatcatctaggGGTTTCTTCcatgaaaatgaagaagataaagGGGAGGAGGAAGGTGAGGGAACCTCGGTTTTGCTTCAAGACCATGAGCGATGTGGACGTGTTAGATGATGGTTACAAGTGGAGGAAGTACGGACAGAAAGTGGTAAAGAACACCCAGCATCCCAG GAGCTACTATCGTTGCACACAAGATAACTGTCGAGTAAAGAAACGCGTGGAGCGATTAGCGGAGGACCCAAGGATGGTTATTACAACCTACGAAGGAAGACACGCACATTCCCCGTCCCACGATATGGAGGATCAGTCCCAAACTCCATCCCACCTTAATAATTTCTTCTGGTAA